A stretch of Homo sapiens chromosome 12, GRCh38.p14 Primary Assembly DNA encodes these proteins:
- the RAD52 gene encoding DNA repair protein RAD52 homolog isoform X1, whose protein sequence is MSGTEEAILGGRDSHPAAGGGSVLCFGQCQYTAEEYQAIQKALRQRLGPEYISSRMAGGGQKVCYIEGHRVINLANEMFGYNGWAHSITQQNVDFVDLNNGKFYVGVCAFVRVQLKDGSYHEDVGYGVSEGLKSKALSLEKARKEAVTDGLKRALRSFGNALGNCILDKDYLRSLNKLPRQLPLEVDLTKAKRQDLEPSVEEARYNSCRPNMALGHPQLQQVTSPSRPSHAVIPADQDCSSRSLSSSAVESEATHQRKLRQKQLQQQFRERMEKQQVRVSTPSAEKSEAAPPAPPVTHSTPVTVSEPLLEKDFLAGVTQELIKTLEDNSEKWAVTPDAGDGVVKPSSRADPAQTSDTLALNNQMVTQNRTPHSVCHQKPQAKSGSWDLQTYSADQRTTGNWESHRKSQDMKKRKYDPS, encoded by the exons TGCCAGTACACAGCAGAAGAGTACCAGGCCATCCagaaggccctgaggcagaggctgggcccagAATACATAAGTAGCCGCATGGCTGGCGGAGGCCAGAAG gTGTGCTACATTGAGGGTCATCGGGTAATTaatctggccaatgagatgtttGGTTACAATGGCTGGGCACACTCCATCACGCAGCAGAATGTGG ATTTTGTTGACCTCAACAATGGCAAGTTCTACGTGGGAGTCTGTGCATTTGTGAGGGTCCAGCTGAAG GATGGTTCATATCATGAAGATGTTGGTTATGGTGTTAGTGAGGGCCTCAAGTCCAAGGCTTTATCTTTGGAGAAGGCAAGGAAGGAGGCGGTGACAGACGGGCTGAAGCGAGCCCTCAG GAGTTTTGGGAATGCACTTGGAAACTGTATTCTGGACAAAGACTACCTGAGATCACTAAATAAGCTTCCACGCCAG tTGCCTCTTGAAGTGGATTTAACTAAAGCGAAGAGACAAGATCTTGAACCGTCTGTGGAGGAGGCAAGATACAACAGCTGCCGACCGAACATGGCCCTGGGACACCCACAGCTGCAGCAGGTGACCTCCCCTTCCAGACCCAGCCATGCTGTGATACCGGCGGACCAGGACTGCAGCTCCCG AAGCCTGAGCTCATCCGCCGTGGAGAGCGAGGCCACGCACCAGCGGAAGCTCCGGCagaagcagctgcagcagcagttCCGGGAGCGGATGGAGAAGCAGCAGGTTCGAGTCTCCACGCCGTCAGCTGAGAAGAGTGAGG CAGCGCCTCCGGCCCCTCCTGTGACGCACAGCACTCCTGTAACTGTCTCAGAACCACTCCTGGAGAAAGACTTCCTTGCAGGAGTGACTCAAGAATTAATCA AGACTCTTGAAGACAACTCTGAAAAGTGGGCTGTGACTCCCGATGCAGGGGATGGTGTGGTCAAGCCCTCGTCTAGAGCAGACCCAGCCCAGACCTCTGACACATTAGCCTTGAACAACCAGATGGTGACCCAGAACAGGACTCCACACAGCGTTTGCCACCAGAAACCACAAGCAAAATCTGGATCTTGGGACCTCCAAACTTATAGCGCTGACCAACGCACAACAG GAAACTGGGAATCTCATAGGAAGAGCCAGgacatgaagaaaaggaaatatgatcCATCTTAA
- the RAD52 gene encoding DNA repair protein RAD52 homolog isoform X5, whose product MRCLVTMAGHTPSRSRMWDGSYHEDVGYGVSEGLKSKALSLEKARKEAVTDGLKRALRSFGNALGNCILDKDYLRSLNKLPRQLPLEVDLTKAKRQDLEPSVEEARYNSCRPNMALGHPQLQQVTSPSRPSHAVIPADQDCSSRSLSSSAVESEATHQRKLRQKQLQQQFRERMEKQQVRVSTPSAEKSEAAPPAPPVTHSTPVTVSEPLLEKDFLAGVTQELIKTLEDNSEKWAVTPDAGDGVVKPSSRADPAQTSDTLALNNQMVTQNRTPHSVCHQKPQAKSGSWDLQTYSADQRTTGNWESHRKSQDMKKRKYDPS is encoded by the exons atgagatgtttGGTTACAATGGCTGGGCACACTCCATCACGCAGCAGAATGTGG GATGGTTCATATCATGAAGATGTTGGTTATGGTGTTAGTGAGGGCCTCAAGTCCAAGGCTTTATCTTTGGAGAAGGCAAGGAAGGAGGCGGTGACAGACGGGCTGAAGCGAGCCCTCAG GAGTTTTGGGAATGCACTTGGAAACTGTATTCTGGACAAAGACTACCTGAGATCACTAAATAAGCTTCCACGCCAG tTGCCTCTTGAAGTGGATTTAACTAAAGCGAAGAGACAAGATCTTGAACCGTCTGTGGAGGAGGCAAGATACAACAGCTGCCGACCGAACATGGCCCTGGGACACCCACAGCTGCAGCAGGTGACCTCCCCTTCCAGACCCAGCCATGCTGTGATACCGGCGGACCAGGACTGCAGCTCCCG AAGCCTGAGCTCATCCGCCGTGGAGAGCGAGGCCACGCACCAGCGGAAGCTCCGGCagaagcagctgcagcagcagttCCGGGAGCGGATGGAGAAGCAGCAGGTTCGAGTCTCCACGCCGTCAGCTGAGAAGAGTGAGG CAGCGCCTCCGGCCCCTCCTGTGACGCACAGCACTCCTGTAACTGTCTCAGAACCACTCCTGGAGAAAGACTTCCTTGCAGGAGTGACTCAAGAATTAATCA AGACTCTTGAAGACAACTCTGAAAAGTGGGCTGTGACTCCCGATGCAGGGGATGGTGTGGTCAAGCCCTCGTCTAGAGCAGACCCAGCCCAGACCTCTGACACATTAGCCTTGAACAACCAGATGGTGACCCAGAACAGGACTCCACACAGCGTTTGCCACCAGAAACCACAAGCAAAATCTGGATCTTGGGACCTCCAAACTTATAGCGCTGACCAACGCACAACAG GAAACTGGGAATCTCATAGGAAGAGCCAGgacatgaagaaaaggaaatatgatcCATCTTAA
- the RAD52 gene encoding DNA repair protein RAD52 homolog isoform X2: MSGTEEAILGGRDSHPAAGGGSVLCFGQCQYTAEEYQAIQKALRQRLGPEYISSRMAGGGQKVCYIEGHRVINLANEMFGYNGWAHSITQQNVDFVDLNNGKFYVGVCAFVRVQLKDGSYHEDVGYGVSEGLKSKALSLEKARKEAVTDGLKRALRSFGNALGNCILDKDYLRSLNKLPRQLPLEVDLTKAKRQDLEPSVEEARYNSCRPNMALGHPQLQQVTSPSRPSHAVIPADQDCSSRSLSSSAVESEATHQRKLRQKQLQQQFRERMEKQQVRVSTPSAEKSEETLEDNSEKWAVTPDAGDGVVKPSSRADPAQTSDTLALNNQMVTQNRTPHSVCHQKPQAKSGSWDLQTYSADQRTTGNWESHRKSQDMKKRKYDPS; this comes from the exons TGCCAGTACACAGCAGAAGAGTACCAGGCCATCCagaaggccctgaggcagaggctgggcccagAATACATAAGTAGCCGCATGGCTGGCGGAGGCCAGAAG gTGTGCTACATTGAGGGTCATCGGGTAATTaatctggccaatgagatgtttGGTTACAATGGCTGGGCACACTCCATCACGCAGCAGAATGTGG ATTTTGTTGACCTCAACAATGGCAAGTTCTACGTGGGAGTCTGTGCATTTGTGAGGGTCCAGCTGAAG GATGGTTCATATCATGAAGATGTTGGTTATGGTGTTAGTGAGGGCCTCAAGTCCAAGGCTTTATCTTTGGAGAAGGCAAGGAAGGAGGCGGTGACAGACGGGCTGAAGCGAGCCCTCAG GAGTTTTGGGAATGCACTTGGAAACTGTATTCTGGACAAAGACTACCTGAGATCACTAAATAAGCTTCCACGCCAG tTGCCTCTTGAAGTGGATTTAACTAAAGCGAAGAGACAAGATCTTGAACCGTCTGTGGAGGAGGCAAGATACAACAGCTGCCGACCGAACATGGCCCTGGGACACCCACAGCTGCAGCAGGTGACCTCCCCTTCCAGACCCAGCCATGCTGTGATACCGGCGGACCAGGACTGCAGCTCCCG AAGCCTGAGCTCATCCGCCGTGGAGAGCGAGGCCACGCACCAGCGGAAGCTCCGGCagaagcagctgcagcagcagttCCGGGAGCGGATGGAGAAGCAGCAGGTTCGAGTCTCCACGCCGTCAGCTGAGAAGAGTGAGG AGACTCTTGAAGACAACTCTGAAAAGTGGGCTGTGACTCCCGATGCAGGGGATGGTGTGGTCAAGCCCTCGTCTAGAGCAGACCCAGCCCAGACCTCTGACACATTAGCCTTGAACAACCAGATGGTGACCCAGAACAGGACTCCACACAGCGTTTGCCACCAGAAACCACAAGCAAAATCTGGATCTTGGGACCTCCAAACTTATAGCGCTGACCAACGCACAACAG GAAACTGGGAATCTCATAGGAAGAGCCAGgacatgaagaaaaggaaatatgatcCATCTTAA
- the RAD52 gene encoding DNA repair protein RAD52 homolog isoform c (isoform c is encoded by transcript variant 4) yields the protein MFGYNGWAHSITQQNVDFVDLNNGKFYVGVCAFVRVQLKDGSYHEDVGYGVSEGLKSKALSLEKARKEAVTDGLKRALRSFGNALGNCILDKDYLRSLNKLPRQLPLEVDLTKAKRQDLEPSVEEARYNSCRPNMALGHPQLQQVTSPSRPSHAVIPADQDCSSRSLSSSAVESEATHQRKLRQKQLQQQFRERMEKQQVRVSTPSAEKSEAAPPAPPVTHSTPVTVSEPLLEKDFLAGVTQELIKTLEDNSEKWAVTPDAGDGVVKPSSRADPAQTSDTLALNNQMVTQNRTPHSVCHQKPQAKSGSWDLQTYSADQRTTGNWESHRKSQDMKKRKYDPS from the exons atgtttGGTTACAATGGCTGGGCACACTCCATCACGCAGCAGAATGTGG ATTTTGTTGACCTCAACAATGGCAAGTTCTACGTGGGAGTCTGTGCATTTGTGAGGGTCCAGCTGAAG GATGGTTCATATCATGAAGATGTTGGTTATGGTGTTAGTGAGGGCCTCAAGTCCAAGGCTTTATCTTTGGAGAAGGCAAGGAAGGAGGCGGTGACAGACGGGCTGAAGCGAGCCCTCAG GAGTTTTGGGAATGCACTTGGAAACTGTATTCTGGACAAAGACTACCTGAGATCACTAAATAAGCTTCCACGCCAG tTGCCTCTTGAAGTGGATTTAACTAAAGCGAAGAGACAAGATCTTGAACCGTCTGTGGAGGAGGCAAGATACAACAGCTGCCGACCGAACATGGCCCTGGGACACCCACAGCTGCAGCAGGTGACCTCCCCTTCCAGACCCAGCCATGCTGTGATACCGGCGGACCAGGACTGCAGCTCCCG AAGCCTGAGCTCATCCGCCGTGGAGAGCGAGGCCACGCACCAGCGGAAGCTCCGGCagaagcagctgcagcagcagttCCGGGAGCGGATGGAGAAGCAGCAGGTTCGAGTCTCCACGCCGTCAGCTGAGAAGAGTGAGG CAGCGCCTCCGGCCCCTCCTGTGACGCACAGCACTCCTGTAACTGTCTCAGAACCACTCCTGGAGAAAGACTTCCTTGCAGGAGTGACTCAAGAATTAATCA AGACTCTTGAAGACAACTCTGAAAAGTGGGCTGTGACTCCCGATGCAGGGGATGGTGTGGTCAAGCCCTCGTCTAGAGCAGACCCAGCCCAGACCTCTGACACATTAGCCTTGAACAACCAGATGGTGACCCAGAACAGGACTCCACACAGCGTTTGCCACCAGAAACCACAAGCAAAATCTGGATCTTGGGACCTCCAAACTTATAGCGCTGACCAACGCACAACAG GAAACTGGGAATCTCATAGGAAGAGCCAGgacatgaagaaaaggaaatatgatcCATCTTAA
- the RAD52 gene encoding DNA repair protein RAD52 homolog isoform X3 — MSGTEEAILGGRDSHPAAGGGSVLCFGQCQYTAEEYQAIQKALRQRLGPEYISSRMAGGGQKVCYIEGHRVINLANEMFGYNGWAHSITQQNVDFVDLNNGKFYVGVCAFVRVQLKDGSYHEDVGYGVSEGLKSKALSLEKARKEAVTDGLKRALRSFGNALGNCILDKDYLRSLNKLPRQLPLEVDLTKAKRQDLEPSVEEARYNSCRPNMALGHPQLQQVTSPSRPSHAVIPADQDCSSRSLSSSAVESEATHQRKLRQKQLQQQFRERMEKQQVRVSTPSAEKSEAAPPAPPVTHSTPVTVSEPLLEKDFLAGVTQELISKYLEMLRLLKTTLKSGL, encoded by the exons TGCCAGTACACAGCAGAAGAGTACCAGGCCATCCagaaggccctgaggcagaggctgggcccagAATACATAAGTAGCCGCATGGCTGGCGGAGGCCAGAAG gTGTGCTACATTGAGGGTCATCGGGTAATTaatctggccaatgagatgtttGGTTACAATGGCTGGGCACACTCCATCACGCAGCAGAATGTGG ATTTTGTTGACCTCAACAATGGCAAGTTCTACGTGGGAGTCTGTGCATTTGTGAGGGTCCAGCTGAAG GATGGTTCATATCATGAAGATGTTGGTTATGGTGTTAGTGAGGGCCTCAAGTCCAAGGCTTTATCTTTGGAGAAGGCAAGGAAGGAGGCGGTGACAGACGGGCTGAAGCGAGCCCTCAG GAGTTTTGGGAATGCACTTGGAAACTGTATTCTGGACAAAGACTACCTGAGATCACTAAATAAGCTTCCACGCCAG tTGCCTCTTGAAGTGGATTTAACTAAAGCGAAGAGACAAGATCTTGAACCGTCTGTGGAGGAGGCAAGATACAACAGCTGCCGACCGAACATGGCCCTGGGACACCCACAGCTGCAGCAGGTGACCTCCCCTTCCAGACCCAGCCATGCTGTGATACCGGCGGACCAGGACTGCAGCTCCCG AAGCCTGAGCTCATCCGCCGTGGAGAGCGAGGCCACGCACCAGCGGAAGCTCCGGCagaagcagctgcagcagcagttCCGGGAGCGGATGGAGAAGCAGCAGGTTCGAGTCTCCACGCCGTCAGCTGAGAAGAGTGAGG CAGCGCCTCCGGCCCCTCCTGTGACGCACAGCACTCCTGTAACTGTCTCAGAACCACTCCTGGAGAAAGACTTCCTTGCAGGAGTGACTCAAGAATTAATCAGTAAATACCTTGAAATGCTT AGACTCTTGAAGACAACTCTGAAAAGTGGGCTGTGA
- the RAD52 gene encoding DNA repair protein RAD52 homolog isoform X4, with the protein MSGTEEAILGGRDSHPAAGGGSVLCFGQCQYTAEEYQAIQKALRQRLGPEYISSRMAGGGQKVCYIEGHRVINLANEMFGYNGWAHSITQQNVDFVDLNNGKFYVGVCAFVRVQLKDGSYHEDVGYGVSEGLKSKALSLEKARKEAVTDGLKRALRSFGNALGNCILDKDYLRSLNKLPRQLPLEVDLTKAKRQDLEPSVEEARYNSCRPNMALGHPQLQQVTSPSRPSHAVIPADQDCSSRSLSSSAVESEATHQRKLRQKQLQQQFRERMEKQQVRVSTPSAEKSEAAPPAPPVTHSTPVTVSEPLLEKDFLAGVTQELISKYLEMLVSYCAVCF; encoded by the exons TGCCAGTACACAGCAGAAGAGTACCAGGCCATCCagaaggccctgaggcagaggctgggcccagAATACATAAGTAGCCGCATGGCTGGCGGAGGCCAGAAG gTGTGCTACATTGAGGGTCATCGGGTAATTaatctggccaatgagatgtttGGTTACAATGGCTGGGCACACTCCATCACGCAGCAGAATGTGG ATTTTGTTGACCTCAACAATGGCAAGTTCTACGTGGGAGTCTGTGCATTTGTGAGGGTCCAGCTGAAG GATGGTTCATATCATGAAGATGTTGGTTATGGTGTTAGTGAGGGCCTCAAGTCCAAGGCTTTATCTTTGGAGAAGGCAAGGAAGGAGGCGGTGACAGACGGGCTGAAGCGAGCCCTCAG GAGTTTTGGGAATGCACTTGGAAACTGTATTCTGGACAAAGACTACCTGAGATCACTAAATAAGCTTCCACGCCAG tTGCCTCTTGAAGTGGATTTAACTAAAGCGAAGAGACAAGATCTTGAACCGTCTGTGGAGGAGGCAAGATACAACAGCTGCCGACCGAACATGGCCCTGGGACACCCACAGCTGCAGCAGGTGACCTCCCCTTCCAGACCCAGCCATGCTGTGATACCGGCGGACCAGGACTGCAGCTCCCG AAGCCTGAGCTCATCCGCCGTGGAGAGCGAGGCCACGCACCAGCGGAAGCTCCGGCagaagcagctgcagcagcagttCCGGGAGCGGATGGAGAAGCAGCAGGTTCGAGTCTCCACGCCGTCAGCTGAGAAGAGTGAGG CAGCGCCTCCGGCCCCTCCTGTGACGCACAGCACTCCTGTAACTGTCTCAGAACCACTCCTGGAGAAAGACTTCCTTGCAGGAGTGACTCAAGAATTAATCAGTAAATACCTTGAAATGCTTGTAAGCTACTGTGCTGTATGTTTCTAG
- the RAD52 gene encoding DNA repair protein RAD52 homolog isoform X7, which yields MSGTEEAILGGRDSHPAAGGGSVLCFGQCQYTAEEYQAIQKALRQRLGPEYISSRMAGGGQKVCYIEGHRVINLANEMFGYNGWAHSITQQNVDFVDLNNGKFYVGVCAFVRVQLKDGSYHEDVGYGVSEGLKSKALSLEKARKEAVTDGLKRALRSFGNALGNCILDKDYLRSLNKLPRQLPLEVDLTKAKRQDLEPSVEEARYNSCRPNMALGHPQLQQVTSPSRPSHAVIPADQDCSSRRGCCSGARPRRRPLMQKPELIRRGERGHAPAEAPAEAAAAAVPGADGEAAGSSLHAVS from the exons TGCCAGTACACAGCAGAAGAGTACCAGGCCATCCagaaggccctgaggcagaggctgggcccagAATACATAAGTAGCCGCATGGCTGGCGGAGGCCAGAAG gTGTGCTACATTGAGGGTCATCGGGTAATTaatctggccaatgagatgtttGGTTACAATGGCTGGGCACACTCCATCACGCAGCAGAATGTGG ATTTTGTTGACCTCAACAATGGCAAGTTCTACGTGGGAGTCTGTGCATTTGTGAGGGTCCAGCTGAAG GATGGTTCATATCATGAAGATGTTGGTTATGGTGTTAGTGAGGGCCTCAAGTCCAAGGCTTTATCTTTGGAGAAGGCAAGGAAGGAGGCGGTGACAGACGGGCTGAAGCGAGCCCTCAG GAGTTTTGGGAATGCACTTGGAAACTGTATTCTGGACAAAGACTACCTGAGATCACTAAATAAGCTTCCACGCCAG tTGCCTCTTGAAGTGGATTTAACTAAAGCGAAGAGACAAGATCTTGAACCGTCTGTGGAGGAGGCAAGATACAACAGCTGCCGACCGAACATGGCCCTGGGACACCCACAGCTGCAGCAGGTGACCTCCCCTTCCAGACCCAGCCATGCTGTGATACCGGCGGACCAGGACTGCAGCTCCCG CCGCGGCTGTTGCTCAGGAGCCCGTCCTCGCCGCCGCCCTCTCATGCAGAAGCCTGAGCTCATCCGCCGTGGAGAGCGAGGCCACGCACCAGCGGAAGCTCCGGCagaagcagctgcagcagcagttCCGGGAGCGGATGGAGAAGCAGCAGGTTCGAGTCTCCACGCCGTCAGCTGA
- the RAD52 gene encoding DNA repair protein RAD52 homolog isoform X6 — MSGTEEAILGGRDSHPAAGGGSVLCFGQCQYTAEEYQAIQKALRQRLGPEYISSRMAGGGQKVCYIEGHRVINLANEMFGYNGWAHSITQQNVDFVDLNNGKFYVGVCAFVRVQLKDGSYHEDVGYGVSEGLKSKALSLEKARKEAVTDGLKRALRSFGNALGNCILDKDYLRSLNKLPRQLPLEVDLTKAKRQDLEPSVEEARYNSCRPNMALGHPQLQQVTSPSRPSHAVIPADQDCSSRSRGCCSGARPRRRPLMQKPELIRRGERGHAPAEAPAEAAAAAVPGADGEAAGSSLHAVS, encoded by the exons TGCCAGTACACAGCAGAAGAGTACCAGGCCATCCagaaggccctgaggcagaggctgggcccagAATACATAAGTAGCCGCATGGCTGGCGGAGGCCAGAAG gTGTGCTACATTGAGGGTCATCGGGTAATTaatctggccaatgagatgtttGGTTACAATGGCTGGGCACACTCCATCACGCAGCAGAATGTGG ATTTTGTTGACCTCAACAATGGCAAGTTCTACGTGGGAGTCTGTGCATTTGTGAGGGTCCAGCTGAAG GATGGTTCATATCATGAAGATGTTGGTTATGGTGTTAGTGAGGGCCTCAAGTCCAAGGCTTTATCTTTGGAGAAGGCAAGGAAGGAGGCGGTGACAGACGGGCTGAAGCGAGCCCTCAG GAGTTTTGGGAATGCACTTGGAAACTGTATTCTGGACAAAGACTACCTGAGATCACTAAATAAGCTTCCACGCCAG tTGCCTCTTGAAGTGGATTTAACTAAAGCGAAGAGACAAGATCTTGAACCGTCTGTGGAGGAGGCAAGATACAACAGCTGCCGACCGAACATGGCCCTGGGACACCCACAGCTGCAGCAGGTGACCTCCCCTTCCAGACCCAGCCATGCTGTGATACCGGCGGACCAGGACTGCAGCTCCCG CAGCCGCGGCTGTTGCTCAGGAGCCCGTCCTCGCCGCCGCCCTCTCATGCAGAAGCCTGAGCTCATCCGCCGTGGAGAGCGAGGCCACGCACCAGCGGAAGCTCCGGCagaagcagctgcagcagcagttCCGGGAGCGGATGGAGAAGCAGCAGGTTCGAGTCTCCACGCCGTCAGCTGA